One window from the genome of Breoghania sp. L-A4 encodes:
- the fliI gene encoding flagellar protein export ATPase FliI → MRTLINEIESLDPVEIYGRVVGVQGLLVEVAGPVHEMSVGARLSIESDGALDNVLAEVVGFRDERALCLPFSGMEGVRMGCRAVLAERDSSVRPSQAWLGRVINAMGEPIDGKGELPRGLEARALRRKPPAPGERMRVGGPIDLGVRALNTFATCCQGQRMGIFAGSGVGKSVLLSMLARNTSADVTVIGLIGERGREVQEFIQDDLGDEGLARAVVIVATSDESALMRRQAAYLTLAVSEFFRDEGSSVLCMMDSVTRFAMAQREIGLAAGEPPTSKGYTPTVFTELPRLLERAGPGPAGSGTISALFTVLVEGDNHNEPVADAVRGILDGHIVMERAIAERGRFPAINVLKSVSRTMPGCVPEHARELILQARRLMSAYADMEELIRLGAYRSGSDPLVDAAIAKHDALEAFLNQGKAEATSIEDGYLQLANLLEMTLE, encoded by the coding sequence TTGCGCACCCTAATTAACGAAATCGAATCACTGGACCCGGTGGAAATCTACGGGCGGGTCGTGGGCGTGCAGGGATTGCTCGTCGAAGTCGCCGGTCCGGTGCACGAGATGAGCGTCGGCGCGCGCCTTTCCATCGAAAGCGACGGGGCGCTCGACAACGTTCTCGCCGAGGTGGTCGGCTTCCGTGACGAACGCGCGCTGTGCCTGCCGTTTTCCGGCATGGAGGGCGTGCGCATGGGCTGCCGGGCGGTGCTCGCCGAGCGCGACAGTTCCGTGCGGCCGTCGCAGGCCTGGCTCGGCCGGGTCATCAACGCCATGGGTGAACCGATCGACGGCAAGGGCGAACTTCCGCGCGGGCTGGAAGCGCGGGCGCTGCGGCGCAAGCCGCCGGCGCCGGGCGAGCGCATGCGCGTCGGCGGGCCGATCGATCTCGGGGTGCGCGCGCTCAACACCTTCGCCACCTGCTGCCAGGGGCAGCGGATGGGCATTTTCGCGGGCTCGGGCGTCGGAAAGTCGGTGCTGCTGTCGATGCTGGCGCGCAACACCTCCGCCGACGTGACGGTGATCGGACTGATCGGCGAGCGCGGCCGCGAGGTGCAGGAGTTCATTCAGGACGATCTGGGCGATGAGGGCCTTGCGCGCGCGGTGGTGATCGTCGCAACGTCGGACGAAAGCGCGCTGATGCGCCGCCAGGCCGCCTATCTGACGCTGGCGGTCTCGGAGTTCTTCCGTGATGAAGGCTCCAGCGTCTTGTGCATGATGGATTCCGTGACCCGCTTCGCCATGGCGCAGCGCGAGATCGGTCTGGCCGCCGGCGAGCCGCCGACCTCGAAGGGGTATACGCCCACGGTGTTCACGGAACTGCCGCGGCTTCTGGAGCGCGCGGGCCCCGGTCCCGCCGGAAGCGGAACGATCTCGGCGTTGTTTACGGTTCTGGTGGAAGGCGACAACCACAACGAGCCGGTGGCGGATGCGGTGCGCGGCATTCTCGACGGCCACATCGTGATGGAGCGCGCCATCGCCGAGCGCGGCCGCTTCCCGGCCATTAATGTTTTGAAATCAGTTTCGCGTACAATGCCTGGCTGTGTACCGGAACATGCCCGAGAGTTGATTCTTCAGGCGAGGCGGCTGATGTCCGCCTACGCCGATATGGAGGAATTGATCAGGCTGGGCGCGTACCGGAGCGGGTCCGATCCGCTCGTCGACGCTGCGATCGCCAAACACGATGCGCTGGAAGCCTTCCTGAATCAGGGAAAAGCCGAGGCCACCAGCATCGAAGACGGTTATTTGCAGCTTGCCAACCTTTTGGAAATGACTCTGGAGTAG